Part of the Catalinimonas alkaloidigena genome is shown below.
TTTCCCTATGATCGTAAACTCCGATGAGCGCCAGTGGACCTGGATGGACGAAGGCTTGAATACTTTTGTACAGTACCTGACTGAGCAGGAATGGGATCGTAACTATCCTTCACGCCGCGGTCCTGCTTTTAAGATTGTGCCTTATATGAAAGGGGATAAGTCGCAGATCAGCCCTATCATGACCAACTCTGAGCAGGTGCAGCAGTTTGGCTGGAACGCTTACGCCAAACCTGCCACTGCACTGAATATCCTGCGTGAAACCGTGATGGGACGTGAGCTTTTTGACCATGCTTTCAAGACCTATGCTACCCGCTGGGCATTTAAGCACCCTGAGCCGGCTGACTTATTCCGCACGATGGAAGATGCTTCGGGTACAGACCTAGACTGGTTCTGGAGAGGTTGGTTTTTTACCAATGACCATGTGGATATAGGGATCAAAGATGTGAAATACTTCCAGATCAATACACAGGACCCTCGCATAGAGAACCCTATTGCCAGAGAGAATTACGAACAGGAAAAGAAGCACATCAGCCAGATGTACAATAAAGACGACGTACCAACCACTGCGATTGAGGCCGATCCCAGCCTGAGAGATTTCTACAATGACTACGACCCCTTTGAAATCAACCAGGAGGATGTGGAAGCGTACAATGACTTTGTGACGAGCCTTAATGAGCAAGAGCGTGAGTTGCTTAAGTCAGGCATGAACTTTTACGAAGTAACTTTCAACAACATCGGCGGTCTGGTAATGCCCGTCATTCTGGAGTGGACTTATGAGGATGGTTCTACCGAGATAGAAAGAATCCCTGCTGAGATATGGCGCTACAATGCTGAAGAAGTGACCAAAGTATTTGCGAAGGATAAAAAAGTAAAGCAAATTCATCTGGACCCTTATCGTGAGACAGCAGATACAGATGAAAGCAACAATTTTTTCCCCGAGCGTGCTGTACCTACTCGCTTTGAGATTTATAAAGAGCAGATGAATGCTCGCGGCGCGTCCGGCCCTAACCCGATGCAGAAGAAAAAGAAAAGTAAAGAAGCAATAGGAAGTAACTAATCTCTCCTGCAAAAACTTATCGTGAAAGCGGCTTGTCTAAGGATGGGCCGCTTTTTTTATGATGGGCCAACTATATTGCTTGCTTAATTTTAATGGGTATGTATAAACACTTACTATAATAGGATTTTTTTTCTCCAAAGTCTTCTTTATCATTGATACTTTAACCACACTGTTCCCTTTATTATAAACATATGCCTCCCCTTCATGAAAAATCTCTTGCTTATTGTATTCACATTTTCTCTTTTCGCGAACTTATCTTATGCGCAACCTATACTCAAGCCAACTGCCAGCATGAATATCTCTGGTATTTCTAAGAGCTCGGATTTTGACAATGCAACAGGTCAGGCCAGCTGGCAGGGAGGTGTAAGCATTGCCTATGGCGATGACCTTTATGGAGAAATAGGAGCTTTTTTTGTGAATAAATCTACTGACCTGCAAGACAGCCTAAGTCAGGAATACATGACTGAGTTTGAGGGAGTACGTATCCCCGTATCTATTGGCTATCAGATCATAGGTAATGAGAATAGCAGGGCAGGAGTACGTATTTTTGGTGGAGGCTCTTTATTCTGGATAACAGATGTGCAGACAGACTTGAACTATACCAAAGATGATTTCAAACCCAGAGCAGGGGGTGTTTTCGCAGGTCTGGGCGTAGATTTTCTGTTTCTCTTTGCTGAAACTAAGTACGAATGGTCACTTACCGAACTTTCTGAGGTACCAGACTTTATGCTTGGTACGCATCGCTCATTCTTTCTATCCGCAGGCTTAAGAGTGCCTATCTAATAAACGCTTACCACCTACAGGGAAGGCGGTAACCTTGCTCTTTAAGAATGTTCAGTGACTACGGTTTCCTTCTTCTCTTTCCGCAATACGAAGAAGTGGAAATAGCCATAAGCTAAAAGCATAATACTGAAGTAGATCAGGGCAATTATCAGGTTATAAACGGTCATGGCGATGAGGGCAATGGTAGCGATCACTAAAGCAATGGCCGGGAATGCAGGATAAAAGGGCACCCGGAAAGGGCGCTTCATATCGGGCTCTCTTTTGCGTAGCATAAAGAAGCTGATCATGGAAATGATATAAAGCGTAAGCGCGCCAAAGCAGGCAATAGTAATAATCTCACCGGTTTTACCGCTCAGCAAAGCTACGATGCCAATAAACATATTGGCTGCTAAAGCATAGGCGGGGGTCTGGAAGCGCGGGTGGACTTTTCCTAACAACCTAGGCACATAGCCTACTCTTCCGAATTCAAAAGTAGCCCGGCCCGCTGCCAAGATGATTCCGTGGAAGGAAGCTATCAGCCCCAGCAAACCTACTGAGATCAGCAAATGATACAGCCAACTCTCAGCCCCCACTACATAAGAAAGCGCAAGCGGTAATGGAGAATCTGAAGCTTCGGCACTGCCTTCAGGATAGACTACAGCTTCCCATCCTGCCACGCCTACTGCTGAAGAGAAGGTAAGCACACAAAGTATTACCAGCGTAAAAATAGCTGAGCCAAAGCCCAGCATCACATTACGTTGAGGGTTAATCGTTTCTTCGGCCACATTGGCTACGCCTTCAATGGCCAGAAAAAACCAGATGGCAAAGGGAATCGCCGCGAAAGCTCCTCCCCAGCCATTGGGCAGCGCATTTTGGGTAAGGTCTGCAAACTCAAACTCCGGCAGCGTTATTCCCGCGAAGATCAGCAGTTCTGCTACTGCCAAGACAGTCACTATCAGTTCAAAAGTAGTGGCTGTTTTTACCCCTGAAATGTTGAGTAGTGTAAAAATGATATAGGCGACTATGGCGATGCCTAGTGTAGGCAAAGCAGGAAAATAGAGATGAAAATAAGCGCCTATGGCAGCGGCAATGGCCGGGGGAGCGAATACAAACTCTATGATCTGTGCCATCCCTCCGAAGAAACCCATTCTTTTACCCAATGCCCGGTCAGCATAATCAAAGGCTCCCCCTGCTTTGGGAATGGCACAGGCCAGCTCGGAATAGCTAAAGGTAAAAGTGATGTACATGATCGCAATAACTACTGTAGCTGCTGCCAGCCCGGCAGTGCCGCCTTCAGCCAGCCCGAGGTTCCATCCAAAGTACATGCCTGAGATCACCAGCCCCACACCTATGCCCCACAAAAGTACTGGTCCCAGCGTTTGCTTTAATTTTGCTTCTGCCATAATGGTTTAGATGAGTAATTATCAGGTGAACATAAGGGAAAAAGTAAAATAAATAAAATTTAAATCCTGTGAATTTAACTTTTACTTAATAAAATTCTGCGACAGTCTTGCTGTTTAAAAGTGAAAAATCAGCTTTCTTAATTTTTTTTTCCTTCTAATCAATCTACTTGGCTCCCGGGCTTCGTAGGTAAGATACTTTTTAACAATTAAAACTATTATGAAGAAGCACAAAGTTAAAGTATCCCTTTCCGATAGCCAGCCCTTTCAGGCAGGCAAATCAAACCGGAGACAATTTATCAAGTTAGGCGGAGCTTCACTGGCTATCGGCGGCATGCTGCTGACAGCTTGCGAAGATGATGATGAAATGATGCCTAACCCACCTGCCAATGGAGAAGATGAGGTGTTTGACCTGGGTAGCGGCGACGTAGGTATCCTGAATTATGCCTATGCCTTGGAGCAGTTGGAAGCGGACTTTTACACCAGGGTATATAATAACTTCTATGCAGGCATCACTGCTGAGGAGCAGCAGGTGCTCACCGATCTGTATTATCATGAAGTGATTCACCGTGAATTTTTTAAGACCGCTATCAGCGCGGCGGTCAGTGATAGTGCGCAGGTGCTACCTGAGCTGGAGTTTGACTATGGTGATCTGGATTTCAGTAATCGTGATGCGGTACTGGCTACAGCCAAAGCCCTGGAAGACACGGGGGTAGCTGCATATAATGGTGCAGGTAGATTGATTAGCAGTCCCGATTATCTGCTGATTGCCGGTAAGATTGTCTCAGTGGAAGCACGACATGCATCTGCTATTCGCAGCCTGATCAATCCTGATTCTACTAACTTCGCTGGTGACGATGTGGTAGACGCCAATGGATTAGATGTAGCCATGTCTCCGGCCGACATACTTACAGTAGCCGGACAGTTCATCACCACCGAGTTTACCGCTAATAATTTACCCACATCATAAGATCTAAAAGCATTTAACTATGAATATCATACATTTTTTAGACCATTTCACAAGTGACGAATTGTCTTCCAGCAAAGAGCAGGACAAAAAAAGTATTGTATCACGACGTCAGGCATTCAGCCAACTGGGTAGTCTGAGCAAGAAGCTGGCGATGAGCGCCGTGCCGATGGGAGCAGCGATGTTTGCCTCATCAAAAGTGAAGGCACAGAGCATGAACAGTCCAGTGCAGGCGTTGCAACTGGCGCTCACGCTGGAGTATCTGGAAGATGAATTTTATCGCAAGGCACTAGAGTCAGGTGTAGTGCCGGGCGGTACCCGTGCTGAGAAAGTATATATGCAGATCTCTAAACATGAGAGTGCACATGTGGACTTTCTGATTGCAGGACTGGGAGATAATGTGGTGGATAAGCCCACATTTGACTTTACTGCAGGAGGCGCTTTTGACCCTTTCAACGAGAATGGTGTGGGGCAGGACACCGCCTACGCCCAGCTACTGGCTTTGGCCCAGGCGTTTGAAGATACCGGAGTACGCGCTTACAAAGGACAGGCTGCCAACCTGATGGACGCCCCCGACCTGCTTACCGCGGCACTACAAATACATTCGGTAGAGGCAAGACATGCTTCAGAGATACGCAGGCTGAGAGGTTTGAAGGGATGGATTGTGCAGGATAATCGTGGAGCGGGCATGCCCGAAGCTACTCAGCCGGTATACAATGGTGAAGCAGTAACAATGCAGGCAGGCTATGATACGGCGATGGAGTTTGGTGCCGATGCCGGTACAGAGGCTTACGATGAACCCCTGTCCGGAGATGATGCCGTGGCGATTGCCAGCTTATTTATTGTGAGCTAGATAAATAGCTACCCTTGATCGGGCGCTTTTGTAAAACGTCCGTAATGTATACTGATTTATATCGCTCACTTATTTTTTCATTTAAAAAAACGATACGATATGGAAAGCTTATTATTATTCATAGGAGGCCTGGGCGGATGGGAAATTTTCCTGATCCTGGCCATCATTATGATCTTTTTTGGGGCTAAGAAAATTCCTCAGATGGCGAAAGGCCTGGGACAAGGCATCAAAGAATACAAATCTGCTATCAGTGGCGAAGCAGAAAGAGAACTCAAAGACTCATGATGAGTGGTAATGAATGAATATTAATGGAGAAGTAGGTAAATGTGCCCGCCAGGGTTCATAAGTTTTTGGTTAAAGGAAAGGTGCTCCACAGCGTGGAGCACTTTTTTTCTACCTTCAAATGCATAAATCATTTAATTGATGCCTTACTTGAGTGATATCAAATTCAATTTCTACATCATATAATGGAAGGACACTATTAGCAGGATAACCTTGGATCTGAAGTGAAAAGTTATCAAATTTTCTACTGCCGGGTATAGTAGCTCCTGGATTGATATTCTGAGTTACCAACCGGTTTTCCTGTCCGATAATCTGACCAAACCTATTTCTTACAGTTAAAGTGTATTGAAGACTGGTGATCGTATGGTCTGTTTTGTTGGTCAGATAAGGATACCACCCATTGTTATTTGCACCAGTTTCTAACTTCAAATCAATGATTTCTTTACCACTTACGCTACAGAAGCCGGTAACATTTTTGGTTAAGGCAAACACATCATCATCGTCACAAAACTCACTGATGGTTGCTGAAATATCTGATGTATTCTGAATTTCTTCAGGTATATCCCAATATTCAATGATAAAAGCGGTAAGATTTTCTCCTGACTCTTCTATTACCGAAAAATCACTGGATGTCGCGTTTTCATTGAAATAATTAAAGTTCGGTTTAAAAGCCTTGGCACTGAGTATTTCATTTAGAGAAGCGGAAAGGTTAATATCTACTTTTTCCCCCTTCTTATTCAATGCTTTGTATTCCACTTTGAGTTGGCCTTTGATTACCCCTGTCACCAGTATATTCCCGTCTGATTCTAATCCTTCTGACAATAGCATCTCCTCATATTTATCGATAAGGGGCGCGGTATTTCTTAGATATTCCCTTTCAACATTGATGAGTTGCAATCTGAAATTAAATGCATACACATTAGTTTTTTCATAGGCCGCTTCAAGTAAGGCTTCTAACAGATTGTAGTTAACATCTATACCAAAGCCAGTCCTGGTTGACCATCTTCTTTCCCAGTCAAATGAGATGGTGTTCGAGGTTAAGGGGTCGGTATCAATGCCGGTTAAATAATCATCCCCGGGAAAACGAGAAGTTAGATTTTCCGCATTGTTCTGAATAGAATTATCACACGTATTCCATATCCAGACCTGTCCGGGCCGGGCACTGTTTGATGACCTAAGCAAAATGGAGTTATTACTGGCATTTCTCTTTAACTGCCCCTTGAAGTCGTCAATCAGGTCAATAGCACCTTCGTATGAATTTTTAAGAGAATAATCAGTACCGTTAGAAGGAGGATCATCATTGCAATCTTTCCAGGGGGGAAAGCAGTCGCAGCCAGAATTTAGAATTAACAGGGAGAGAAACAGTACTTGCCATAGGTTTTTAGTGAGTAGTTTTTTCATGACAATTGTGTGAGATAATAAGTGTTCAGTACATGAGGGCTTGTTTTTCTTGCTTAACTAAACTGAGTTGAATTTCAGATCTCCGGGGGCAGCTCTTAAATCACCAACTGTACTATTAATCCGTTGGGACATAGGCATAGTTAATATATAACTTAGTTTGAGAGGTATAAGAGGTCTGTGCTATGGATAGTATTTGGGACAAGATATTCATGTGCTAATCGTATTATACCCGAATATACTGCCTGGCATAGTGCAGATAAGATGGCAAAGTAGGCTGTGATAGAGAAAATTGCGGAAAGGTATGTTATTTCTGCTCGTATGCCATCGTTATATAATTTACTCAAAAAACGGCTGGTTTACAAAAGCTGATAATGTATGAGTTCTATTTAGGGTATAGTTTTCACGAAAAACACTCAACAGTAGCTAAAATCATTTATTTTAAGGAGTGTAGAAGTCTTGGCAGCTATATGCCTATGAATATTATTAGAACTTAACAAATGAAAGCATCTTACCACCTGAAATATGGCCCTCCTGAGGTATTAAGCGTGAGAGAAATAGAAAAGCCGGTTCCAAAAGACAATGAACTTCTGATCCGGGTGCATGCCGCCACTGTAAACAGAACCGACTGTGGTATTTTAGGGGCAAGCCCAATTGTGCTCCGCTTTATTACAGGTCTGTTGAAGCCTAAACTTCCAGTGACAGGAAGCGATTTTGCAGGTGAGGTAGAAGCAGTAGGAAGCAAAGTGAGCCGCTTTAAGATTGGCGATAAGGTATGGGGGTTCAATGACCAGGGCATATCCTCACACGCGGAGTATATGACGATAGCCGAAAAGCAGGCGATCTTGCCTTTGCCAACGGGCTTCAGTTATGCGCAGGCAGCGGCAAGTGTGGAGGGAGCGCATTATGCCTACAATTTTATCAATAAGGTAAAGCTGCAGGCAGGACAAAAGGCGGTAGTCAACGGGGCGACTGGCGCTATCGGCTCAGCACTGCTTCAACTTTTAAAGTACCATCATATTGTTGTAACTGCGGTATGCAAATCAGAACACTTTGAGACAGTAAAAGCCTTAGGTGCTGATAAAGTGATAGATTATACTCAGGAAGATTTTACCCGGGATACCAACCAATACGACTATGTGATGGATGCGGTAGGCAAAAGTACTTTTTCCAAGTGTAAACGTCTGTTAAAAAATAAGGGTATATACATTTCATCCGAGCTGGGACCCAATAATCAGAATATTTTTTTGCCTGTCATTACCCCCCTAGGCGGGGGCAAAAAAGTAATTTTTCCTTTTCCGATAAGTATTGAGAAAAGTATGGATTTCATCAGTAAGCTGATAGAGGAAGGAAAATTTACCCCTCTGATAGATGAGAGAACATTTACGCTTGAAGAAATCCGGGAAGCCTTTACCTATGTGGGTGCAGGGCAGAAGATTGGCAATGTAATGCTTAAGGTACGTTAAAACACCTCAGCGTTCGCTCAGCGCCGGTCGCTTGCAGGCTTAAGTTTACAGGTGACTCTGAGGAAGGAGTATTACCCACAGAGTAAAGGGAAAAACAGAAAATAATTTTATCTTAAGGGCAGATGGAATACAAACAGGACGGCATATACACCAGACTGGCCGGATAAGCTATACAACCAAGCTTAAAATGAAAACTTACTGTAAAATCCTCATTGCCCTGCTGTGCTTTACCTCTCCAGCCTACGGATCAGTTTTCTCCCCACCTCCTGTATCCGACAACCATGACAAGGTGAATACAGTGCTGTTTGAGGTCCGTTCTGATGAAGTAGACAAGGTGTCTTATCTGTTTGGCACCCATCATGCCTTTGGTAACACCTTTTTTGATTCGCTGAAAAACGCCACTCAGGCGCTCTTATCTTCTCAAATCCTCATCAAAGAAAACCTGGATATTCCCGGGCAACTGGCAGAAGACATCATTAACCGGCGTACTACCACCACAGACTGGTCAAGATATCTGCATAAAAGAGACCTTCCTTTCGTGGATAGTATTTTCTCTAAGAGTGAAGTGGCTCTGGACAAAGTCACGCCTACTGAGCTGCATGTGATTTTAAGCAGGTATTACAATGAAAGGATATGCAATGCCAAAGCCCTTGGGGATTCGGTGCTGACACTGGATGGCTATATCGGTACGTTGGGTAAACAGCAGGGCCTACAACTTATTGGCCTGGAAACTATAGAAGAACAACTGGCCTTGATTGCCAAAGATGTAGAAGGCATGCCCAGGAAAGTGCATAAAAGGAGGCTTAGGGATCTGATTGAGCGTATCCGGCAGAAAGACCAGAATGCTTGCTCCCAGACTGACTGGTACAAGAATATGGAATTTGATTTACAGTTGGATCAGCCCTGCCAGAATACCCTGCTGCTCACCCAAAGAAATGATAAATGGATGCTTGAGATTGACAGGCAACTCCAAGCCGGAAGCTGTTTTGTCGCGGTGGGTTTTAGTCACCTCATGTTTGAGTGTGGCCTAATCAATCAGTTGAAGCATCTGGGATATACTGTAAAGCCTATTCCGGTGAATTAATTAAACAGATAAAGAAACGATGACTAAAGCTAATATAAGCGGCAGATATCCAAACCTATGTAATGCGCTTCTGAGTGCAAAGACACCCCTTGTTTACGCATCCCAAAGCCTAAACAGCTTACCTTTATAAAAAAAATCTTCAGTGCCCTGTAATGATTTGAGAATTCAGCCACTAAACAAGAAAAAAAGTAGTGAGCAGCGACTTCTATTCTTCATCCATCCTTCCTTATGCCGCCATCATCATCAAGATATGCCGGGCTTATACCAATACGCAGGAAGATTTTGAAGATTACTATCAGGAAGTGTGCCTGCAGATATGGAGGAGCCGGGAGAATTTCCGGCAGGAGGCTGAATGGTCTAGCTGGATATACCGGCTCTCGCTGAATGTCTGCCTGACCCTGCTCAAGAAAAAGAAGAACAATGGGCAGCATTTCGCTTCCGATGCTTTACCAGATATAGCCGTAGAGGACAGCCGCGCCTTTACCGATGAGTCGCTTAATTATCTGTATGCCGCCATCCGGCAACTGTCTGAGGTGGATAGGGCGGTGATACTGCTTTATCTGGAAGAGAAGTCATACCAGGAAATCGCTGACATTATGGGGACCAATCCCAATAACATTGGAGTACGCATTACAAGAATTAAAGAACGTTTAAAAAAACTATTAGATGGAAAAGTCAATTGAATCAATCTGGAAAAAAGGCTTTCTGAAAAGTGACGCCTTAGTGGCTCCCCGCCTCAATAATCTGTACAATCAGAAGTCTCGAGACATCATTGAGAAGATCAAGCGCATGATGCATATCAATGTGTTTGCTATTGTCGTATTTGCCTTCGCGGTATTGATAGGCTGGTATTTTATGGGCATCCCTTATATCGGGGCCTTTATATTTGTGCTGCTCAATATTTTTGCGTGGTATGCTAACCTGCAGATGAAAAAATTGCAGGATATAGATAGAAGCAGTAGCAGTTATCAATACCTCCTATCCTTTAACCATTGGCTGAAATCCAGCCTTTCCAATAATGCCAGGATCATGTGTTTCTTTTATCCTCTGATCTTCCTGGCAGCTATGGCGACCATATGGTTTTCCAATAACAACGAAGCTGTGCTGAGTAAAGTAATCTACAAATATTTTCCCGACATCAATCTGATCGGAGGAATTCCAGTATGGTGGTTAGTGGGGGTACTTGCAGCAGCTGCTATCATAGGGTTTTTTGGTGAAAAAATTTATAGGTGGGATGTGAATGTAGTGTATGGAAATGTATTCAAAAAGCTGGAAGAAATCATCGCGGATATGGAAGAGTTGAGGGCCTGAAGCCCTCTCTCAATCATTTCTCAGGGATGCTCTTCAGGAAAGTGTACATGTACCTCAGGGTGCATAGTATAGAGGCGGTACTGCTGTCCGTCATGCACCAGCAGGCCGCTGGACTTATTATCTTCCATGATGGGGTTCTGCTCATATTTTTTCCAGTGAATCAAATCTTCTGAAGTAGCCAGATTGGTCGTCCAGCGGCTCCAGTCTTCCAGCTCGGTGCCATGGTAATAAGCATAGTATATGCCATCTTTTTTCACAATCTGGTTGACTGCCAAACCATACTGATCATAGCTTTCAGGTCCCATTGTCAGTACCGGATCATCCTGCACGTGGGTCCATACTTCAAGGTCCTCGGAGGTCGCCAGCCAGATGCCCGTATCCTCCCTTTCATAAAAGAGGTACCAGCGATCCTCCTCAAACCAAACGGTAGGCGTACCAAAAGGTCCGGGAGAGAGGGCCTCACCATTGGTATAACGAATATCCAGTTTCCCCTGCTCCTCCCAGTGGATGCGGTCGGTAGAAGTAAGGCGGTGGGCGATATCATTTTTGCCTTCGGCAAACATATGGTAAATACTATCCTGTTTGATCACCATCATATCTTCTACCCAGTTTTCTGTATAGATAGGATTATCAGGGTGGCGGGTCCAACTCAGCCCGTCGGGCGAACTGGCATAGCCCAGCATCATACCTTTTTCGGCCCCTTCCTGATAGCCGGTATACCACATATGGTAAGTATCTCCCTCCTTCAGGATATAGCCTCTTTCACGTATGCGCTCATCCCAATGCGTACTGTCAGTACCACCAAATACCGGATTTTCAGTATAAGGGCTGAAATCAATCAGCGTGGGATCATAGGCCGTAGTGGTAGAACCTTCAGAAGAGCTTTCCTGAGAAGCAGTACTACATCCCAGAATAAAAGTCATAAAAAATAGAGAGAGAACATGAATAATTCGCATAGGTTAGGGTTTGGTAGAATAAGATATAGATCAGTCTACAATATAGGCTTTGTGAAAAATAAGCTAAAACAAAGCTGTGAAAACCGTAAAAAATATTTAATACCTCTCCCCCGAATGTTTTGAACTTATGCTTATCTAAAAAAATGTAGTTTTAGAAAGCTTATTATGCATGAACAGCAATAACTCCCTGAACCAGCTATGACACTAAGATTTTTTCTGCTTTTTTGTCTGATCTTCTCTGAACTACAGGCTCAACCATCAGATGCTGGAGTGCCGGATGTTTTACAGTACAAACTAAGTCTTGAGCCGGATATTGAAGCACAGACGATTCATGGAGAAGTCAGTATTCGTTTCCAGGTAGAAAGTCATGCACAGGAAGTAGCTTTTGACTGTGGAGCGCTTAGCGTGACGAAAGTGGAGGGAGCAGCGGTGAAATCATTTCACCAGCAGGGACAGCAATTGTTTATCCAGTTTACCGAAAGTGTCGCTACAGAAAGGGAAGTACATATTAGCTATCACGGAAAACCCCAAAGAGGCCTGATCTTTTTGGAGGAAGTACAACAGGCATATACGGTATATTTCACAAGCGAATGGATGGTCTGCCACGATCAAATAAGCGACAGGGCGAGTATCAATATGAGTATCATCGTTCCGGCTAACCTAAGCTGCGTAGCCAGTGGAACACTCTCAGAGAAAAAGAAGGTGCAGGATAAAATACAGTATTCCTGGAGGCAGGAGCAAGCTACCCCTGCTTATACTTATGGCTTTGCAATAGGAACGTTTCATGAGCTGGTGGAGCATCAGGGCAGCACTGACTTACGATATTATGCTGCTAAACACTCAGCCGAGGAGTTGGCAGAAATTTTCAAATCCTCTGCGGATATGCTGCGCTTCTTAGAAGAAAAATCAGGCGTTCCTTATTTTCAGACTTCTTACACGCAAATCCTGATGGGCGATCATTT
Proteins encoded:
- a CDS encoding glycosylase — translated: MRIIHVLSLFFMTFILGCSTASQESSSEGSTTTAYDPTLIDFSPYTENPVFGGTDSTHWDERIRERGYILKEGDTYHMWYTGYQEGAEKGMMLGYASSPDGLSWTRHPDNPIYTENWVEDMMVIKQDSIYHMFAEGKNDIAHRLTSTDRIHWEEQGKLDIRYTNGEALSPGPFGTPTVWFEEDRWYLFYEREDTGIWLATSEDLEVWTHVQDDPVLTMGPESYDQYGLAVNQIVKKDGIYYAYYHGTELEDWSRWTTNLATSEDLIHWKKYEQNPIMEDNKSSGLLVHDGQQYRLYTMHPEVHVHFPEEHP
- a CDS encoding ferritin-like domain-containing protein, with protein sequence MNIIHFLDHFTSDELSSSKEQDKKSIVSRRQAFSQLGSLSKKLAMSAVPMGAAMFASSKVKAQSMNSPVQALQLALTLEYLEDEFYRKALESGVVPGGTRAEKVYMQISKHESAHVDFLIAGLGDNVVDKPTFDFTAGGAFDPFNENGVGQDTAYAQLLALAQAFEDTGVRAYKGQAANLMDAPDLLTAALQIHSVEARHASEIRRLRGLKGWIVQDNRGAGMPEATQPVYNGEAVTMQAGYDTAMEFGADAGTEAYDEPLSGDDAVAIASLFIVS
- the eat gene encoding ethanolamine permease, with translation MAEAKLKQTLGPVLLWGIGVGLVISGMYFGWNLGLAEGGTAGLAAATVVIAIMYITFTFSYSELACAIPKAGGAFDYADRALGKRMGFFGGMAQIIEFVFAPPAIAAAIGAYFHLYFPALPTLGIAIVAYIIFTLLNISGVKTATTFELIVTVLAVAELLIFAGITLPEFEFADLTQNALPNGWGGAFAAIPFAIWFFLAIEGVANVAEETINPQRNVMLGFGSAIFTLVILCVLTFSSAVGVAGWEAVVYPEGSAEASDSPLPLALSYVVGAESWLYHLLISVGLLGLIASFHGIILAAGRATFEFGRVGYVPRLLGKVHPRFQTPAYALAANMFIGIVALLSGKTGEIITIACFGALTLYIISMISFFMLRKREPDMKRPFRVPFYPAFPAIALVIATIALIAMTVYNLIIALIYFSIMLLAYGYFHFFVLRKEKKETVVTEHS
- the tatA gene encoding twin-arginine translocase TatA/TatE family subunit, whose amino-acid sequence is MESLLLFIGGLGGWEIFLILAIIMIFFGAKKIPQMAKGLGQGIKEYKSAISGEAERELKDS
- a CDS encoding RNA polymerase sigma factor, encoding MSSDFYSSSILPYAAIIIKICRAYTNTQEDFEDYYQEVCLQIWRSRENFRQEAEWSSWIYRLSLNVCLTLLKKKKNNGQHFASDALPDIAVEDSRAFTDESLNYLYAAIRQLSEVDRAVILLYLEEKSYQEIADIMGTNPNNIGVRITRIKERLKKLLDGKVN
- a CDS encoding ferritin-like domain-containing protein; protein product: MKKHKVKVSLSDSQPFQAGKSNRRQFIKLGGASLAIGGMLLTACEDDDEMMPNPPANGEDEVFDLGSGDVGILNYAYALEQLEADFYTRVYNNFYAGITAEEQQVLTDLYYHEVIHREFFKTAISAAVSDSAQVLPELEFDYGDLDFSNRDAVLATAKALEDTGVAAYNGAGRLISSPDYLLIAGKIVSVEARHASAIRSLINPDSTNFAGDDVVDANGLDVAMSPADILTVAGQFITTEFTANNLPTS
- a CDS encoding NAD(P)-dependent alcohol dehydrogenase, with the translated sequence MKASYHLKYGPPEVLSVREIEKPVPKDNELLIRVHAATVNRTDCGILGASPIVLRFITGLLKPKLPVTGSDFAGEVEAVGSKVSRFKIGDKVWGFNDQGISSHAEYMTIAEKQAILPLPTGFSYAQAAASVEGAHYAYNFINKVKLQAGQKAVVNGATGAIGSALLQLLKYHHIVVTAVCKSEHFETVKALGADKVIDYTQEDFTRDTNQYDYVMDAVGKSTFSKCKRLLKNKGIYISSELGPNNQNIFLPVITPLGGGKKVIFPFPISIEKSMDFISKLIEEGKFTPLIDERTFTLEEIREAFTYVGAGQKIGNVMLKVR
- a CDS encoding TraB/GumN family protein, which produces MKTYCKILIALLCFTSPAYGSVFSPPPVSDNHDKVNTVLFEVRSDEVDKVSYLFGTHHAFGNTFFDSLKNATQALLSSQILIKENLDIPGQLAEDIINRRTTTTDWSRYLHKRDLPFVDSIFSKSEVALDKVTPTELHVILSRYYNERICNAKALGDSVLTLDGYIGTLGKQQGLQLIGLETIEEQLALIAKDVEGMPRKVHKRRLRDLIERIRQKDQNACSQTDWYKNMEFDLQLDQPCQNTLLLTQRNDKWMLEIDRQLQAGSCFVAVGFSHLMFECGLINQLKHLGYTVKPIPVN
- a CDS encoding M1 family metallopeptidase; this translates as MTLRFFLLFCLIFSELQAQPSDAGVPDVLQYKLSLEPDIEAQTIHGEVSIRFQVESHAQEVAFDCGALSVTKVEGAAVKSFHQQGQQLFIQFTESVATEREVHISYHGKPQRGLIFLEEVQQAYTVYFTSEWMVCHDQISDRASINMSIIVPANLSCVASGTLSEKKKVQDKIQYSWRQEQATPAYTYGFAIGTFHELVEHQGSTDLRYYAAKHSAEELAEIFKSSADMLRFLEEKSGVPYFQTSYTQILMGDHFQEMSGFAVMKENYGEMILQDSTEINLIAHEMAHQWWGNMITCENLGHFWLNEGFATYMSAAYNEHRFGRDKYMENINAYHEVYQKIKDKGVDKSLVFKNWNNPSADDRSLVYFKGAYVLHLLREEMEDDAFWEGIRHYSRKFYGKSVLSKDFQKAMEDSSSRDLNAFFNAWVY